Proteins from a genomic interval of Physeter macrocephalus isolate SW-GA chromosome 21, ASM283717v5, whole genome shotgun sequence:
- the ITM2A gene encoding integral membrane protein 2A isoform X1: protein MVKIAFNTPTAVQKEEAQQDVEALVSRTVRAQILTGKDLRVAAKEKEGSSGRCMLTLLGLSFILAGLIVGGACIYKYFMPKSTIYRGEMCFFDSEDPANSLQGGEPYFLPVTEEADIREDDNIAIIDVPVPSFSDSDPAAIIHDFEKGMTAYLDLLLGNCYLMPLNTSIVMPPKNLVELFGKLASGKYLPHTYVVREDLVAVEEIRDVSNLGIFIYQLCNNRKSFRLRRRDLLLGFNKRAIDKCWKIRHFPNEFIVETKICQE from the exons ATGGTGAAAATCGCCTTCAACACACCCACAGCGGTGCAAAAAGAGGAGGCGCAGCAAGACGTGGAGGCCCTAGTAAGCCGTACGGTCCGAGCTCAGATCCTGACCGGCAAG gaTCTCCGAGTTGCCGCCAAGGAAAAAGAGGGCTCCTCTGGGAGATGTATGCTTACTCTCTTAGGCCTTTCATTCATCTTGGCAGGACTTATTGTTGGTGGAGCCTGCATTTACAAGTACTTCATGCCCAAG AGCACCATCTACCGTGGAGAGATGTGCTTCTTTGATTCTGAGGACCCTGCAAATTCCCTCCAAGGAGGAGAGCCCTACTTCCTGCCTGTGACGGAAGAGGCTGACATTCGTGAGGATGACAACATCGCAATTATTGATGTGCCTGTCCCCAGTTTCTCTGACAGTGACCCTGCAGCAATTATTCACGACTTTGAAAAG GGCATGACTGCTTACCTGGATTTGCTGCTGGGGAACTGCTATCTGATGCCCCTCAATACCTCCATTGTTATGCCTCCAAAGAATCTAGTGGAgctctttggaaaactggca aGTGGCAAATACCTGCCTCACACTTACGTGGTTCGTGAAGACCTGGTTGCTGTGGAGGAAATTCGTGATGTTAGTAACCTTGGTATATTTATTTATCAACTTTGCAACAACCGCAAGTCCTTCCGCCTTCGCAGAAGAGACCTCTTGCTGG GTTTCAACAAACGTGCAATTGATAAGTGCTGGAAGATTAGACACTTCCCCAACGAATTTATTGTTGAGACCAAGATCTGTCAAGAGTAA
- the ITM2A gene encoding integral membrane protein 2A isoform X2: protein MVKIAFNTPTAVQKEEAQQDVEALVSRTVRAQILTGKSTIYRGEMCFFDSEDPANSLQGGEPYFLPVTEEADIREDDNIAIIDVPVPSFSDSDPAAIIHDFEKGMTAYLDLLLGNCYLMPLNTSIVMPPKNLVELFGKLASGKYLPHTYVVREDLVAVEEIRDVSNLGIFIYQLCNNRKSFRLRRRDLLLGFNKRAIDKCWKIRHFPNEFIVETKICQE from the exons ATGGTGAAAATCGCCTTCAACACACCCACAGCGGTGCAAAAAGAGGAGGCGCAGCAAGACGTGGAGGCCCTAGTAAGCCGTACGGTCCGAGCTCAGATCCTGACCGGCAAG AGCACCATCTACCGTGGAGAGATGTGCTTCTTTGATTCTGAGGACCCTGCAAATTCCCTCCAAGGAGGAGAGCCCTACTTCCTGCCTGTGACGGAAGAGGCTGACATTCGTGAGGATGACAACATCGCAATTATTGATGTGCCTGTCCCCAGTTTCTCTGACAGTGACCCTGCAGCAATTATTCACGACTTTGAAAAG GGCATGACTGCTTACCTGGATTTGCTGCTGGGGAACTGCTATCTGATGCCCCTCAATACCTCCATTGTTATGCCTCCAAAGAATCTAGTGGAgctctttggaaaactggca aGTGGCAAATACCTGCCTCACACTTACGTGGTTCGTGAAGACCTGGTTGCTGTGGAGGAAATTCGTGATGTTAGTAACCTTGGTATATTTATTTATCAACTTTGCAACAACCGCAAGTCCTTCCGCCTTCGCAGAAGAGACCTCTTGCTGG GTTTCAACAAACGTGCAATTGATAAGTGCTGGAAGATTAGACACTTCCCCAACGAATTTATTGTTGAGACCAAGATCTGTCAAGAGTAA